Within the Bradyrhizobium cosmicum genome, the region TGACGCTAGGCCGCGAATCATCATCGTCGAGCGCAACACGGCGATTGCGCCCGACATGGGTGAAGCTGCGCGTCCCGTCATCGCGGATGCGCTGAAGCAGGTCGGCGTGGAGACCCGGCTCGGTGTCGGCGTCGCTTCGCTCGACAAATCCGGCGTCACCCTGTCCGACGGCGAACGCATCGAGACCGCAACGGTGATCTGGGCCGCGGGCATCCGGGCCGCACCGTTGACCGCGCAGATTCCCGGCGAGCGCGACAATTTCGGCCGGCTGCTGGTCGACCGCGATCTGCGCGTGCCCGGTGTGGCCAGTGTCTTCGCCACCGGCGACGCCGCGCGCGCGGCCTGCGACGATGCCGGCAACTACGCGCTGATGTCGTGCCAGCACGCGACGCGGATGGGCGCCTTTGCCGGCAACAACGCTGCCGCCGAGCTGCTAGGCGTTCCGACCAGGCCGTATCACCAGAAGGCCTACGTCACCTGCCTCGATCTCGGCGAAGCCGGCGCTCTGTTCACGCGCGGCTGGGAGCGGAAGGTGGAGATGGTCGGCGATCAGGCGAAGAAGACGAAGCGCGAGATCAACACGGTCTGGATCTATCCGCCGCTCGCCGAACGCGCCGCCGCGCTGGCGTCGGCCGATCCGGAGCGCGTCACCGATCTCTGAACACATCATCAGCGCCAAGCGCCAGGAGTTCTCAACGATGAATCGAGCCATCCGCAACACCCAACAGGAGACGACCATGAATCTGCACGACACCCCGCACCTCGCCGGACCGCAGCCCGAAGAGCTGGTCCCGTCGCGCTACGCCTTGAAAGTCGGCGACATCGACGTGCTTGTGGTCAGCGACGGCGTGCTGCCGCTCCCGACCCAGATGCTGGGACACAACGCCGCCCCATCCGTCCGCGCCGCCTGGTTGAAGGACATGTTCCTGCCGCAAGACGCGTTCGACTGGGCTCTGAACGCGGTCGTTGTCCGCAGCGGCGACAGGACCATCCTGATCGACGCAGGCCTGGGGTCTGACCCGGACCTGCATTTGCCGAGGGCCGGGCAGTTGATCAGGCGGCTGGAGGCGGCCGGCATCGATCTCTCCTCCGTGACCGACGTGGTGCTGACCCACATGCACATGGACCACGTCGGCGGCCTGCTCGTCGACGGTGTGAAGGAGCGGCTGCGGCCCGACCTGCAGCTTCACGTCGCGGCCGCGGAGGTCGCGTTCTGGGAGGCGCCTGATTTCTCCCGCACCGCCATGCCGGAAGGTTTTCCGGACGCGCTGCGGGCGGCGGCCAGGCAGTTCACCAGGATGTACCACAACCAGTTGCGGCAGTTCGACGAGGAGCACGAGATTGCGCCGGGCGTTGTCGTCCGTCGCACCGGCGGCCACACGCCCGGGCACAGCATTGTCCGCCTGACGTCCGGCGCCGATGCGCTGACCTTCGCCGGCGACGCCGTCTTTACGGTCGGCTTCGACCACCCTGACTGGTTCAACGGGTTCGAACACGACCCGGAGGAGGCCTCCCGCGTTCGCGGCCGGCTCTTGCGGGATCTGGCGAAGACCGGCGAGCTGCTGGTCGCCACGCATATGCCGTTCCCGTCGGTCGGGCACGTGGCGCGCGACGGCGACACCTTTCGCTTCGTGCCGGTGTTCTGGGACTACTGATCGCGTGCCGGCTTGGGCGCGCGCACTCATCACTGTGATGAGTGCGCGTCCCCGCTTCGGTTGAAGGATATCGGGTCAGGACGAGGCGGCGTTTCGCAAGATGTTCGTTGCGGCTCCGTTCGCGGACCGGCGGGTGGCGGGAAAGCTTCTCGATACGCTGCTGGCGCATGCGCAGCCGGCGCGTGAGCGCAATCTACCTCGGCACGACCGACAAGTTTCTTGCCGCGCATCGATCTTACGAGAAGAGAAACTTCAAGGAAGTGCAGAAGGCGGAATTGCCGGCGTCGCTTCCGGTGATGTCGTCGACTCGAAATTCTATGTTCTGCGCGGCCCGTGAGGCCCGGTTCCCGTCACACCGCCGCACGGCCGAGGTCGAGCTGCTGCCTGCGTTTGGTCGGGAAGCTCAGCGCCACCGCGACCGCAGCAAGCCCGATCGCGAAGGAGCCGGCGTGCAGCCATGTGTAGCGCTGGAAGTTGTCGAACACGAGTCCGCCGGCCCATGGCCCTAGTGCCATGCCGAGGCTGGCAAAGGCGGACACCGCGCCGAACACGGTGCCCATGATGCGCGCGCCGAAGAACTCGCGAACCAGCACCGCATAGAGTGGCATCACCCCGCCATAGGCGAGCCCGAACACGACCGACAGCGCGTAGAATTCGCCGAGCTGCGCCACCGCAAGATAGGTCGCGATGCACATCGCCTGCACGAACAGGCCGCCGACCAGCACCGGTTTTGCGCCGATGCGATCGGCCGCCGCGCCCAGCAGCAGGCGCCCGCCGAGCCCGGAGACGCCGGCAACGCTGTAGACCGTCACCGCCGTCAGTGGTGCGATGCCGCAGACCATCGCATAGGACACCATGTGGAAGATCGGGCCGGAATGCGCGGCGCAGCAGGCGAAGTGCGCCGCCGCGAGCGCGATGAATTGCGGCGTGCGCAGCGCTTGCGCTGCGGTCAGCTCGACTTCCGGTGCTGCATCCGCCGCCGCGGGGCCAGCAGCTACCGGCGCCGGGCGTACCAGGAAGCACGCCGGGATCAGCAGCGCCCAGGCGGCGATGCCGATCACCAGCATCGCGGTGCGCCAGTCATAGGCCGTGATCAGCCAGCTTGCGGTCGGCGCAATCGTCACTGGTGACACGCCCATGCCGGCGGAGACCAGCGCCACCGCGAGGCTGCGGTTCTTGTCGATCCAGGCGCTCGCGAGCGCCATCATCGGCGCGTAGAAGCTGCCGGCGGCAATTCCGATCAGCACGCCGAAGCAAAGCTGGAACTGCCACAGCTGCGTGGCCTGGCTCGCCGTAACCAGGCCGAGCCCCAGCAGCAGGCTTCCGGCAAGCACCACCATGCGGGTGCCGAACCGGTCGGACAGCGTGCCCCACAGGAACGCGGCCACGCCCATGCAGAGGAAATCGATCGTCGCCGCAGCCGACACGCCGGCGCGCGACCATCCCATCGTCTCCGAGATCGGCTGCAGGAACACCGCAAGCGACAGCATCGTGCCGAAACCGACACAGGTCATCAGCGCCCCCGCGGCGACGATCACCCAGCCATAGTCGATGCCCAGCGGCTTGCTCATGCGTTTCCTCGGCGCTTCTGGTCTTGTTGATGGTGCGCGCCTTGAGATGGTGGCGTATCCGGCGGTGGAGGGCAAGGTCAGCGGTGCATTGCACGTCGCCTCACGACAACAATTGCTGGTTTCTGATAATATCGCCAGCGAACCACGTCCCTTGATGTCAGTAGATGACCGAAGCCATTATCCGCACTGCAACAAGACATGATCTGCCCGAGGTGCTGAACCTCTACCGGCATCTTCATCCGCACGATCCTCAGCTCGAGGCGGCTGATGCCGAGCGCGTCTGGTCGAGATTACTTGCATCCGGCTTCATGACCGTGATCGTGGCGCAAGCAGCGGAGCTGCTGGTTGCTTCGTGCACGCTTGCGATCGTGCCCAACTTGTCCCGCGGCGGCCGATCATACGGTGTGATCGAGAATGTTGTTACTCACGCCGACTACCGCCGCTTGGGGCTCGGTCGACGAGTTCTTGCCCATGCGTTGGAAATTGGCTGGGAGGCAGACTGCTATAAGGTTCTATTGGCAACGGGCTCGAAGCAGGAGAGCACCCTCCACTTCTATGAGGGAGCGGGCTTTGATCGTGGAAGCAAAACCTACTTCGAGGTGCGCCGCCCATGACGGCCATGGGCCCACATGCTGACACCGTCCATCCGGAATGATAGCGTGCCTCTCGTCACGCGCACGTCAGACCGTGTGGGGAGTCAGGTACGATGTCTTGGGGAGCGCTCCGCAGGCCGCACGTTTGCCGCAGCCTTTTCTTGTCTATCATTTTCGCCTCCGCGGTCTGGTCGCCCTTGGCCTCTGCACAGGACGCCCAAAACTCTCCCGCCGAGCCGGGGCCGGTGTTTTCGGATAGCGGCCCCGATGCTGATATCTACGGTGCGGCCGAGGGCTATCCCGTCGGGGTGCGGGGGACCGCCACCCAGCTTGACAAGCTCGTTGGGGTCTACAGCCATTTCGGCGAGATCTACCCCTCGCGCAAGATCGGTCGCGCGGCGGCGCCCTGGCAATTCAAGCGCGCGCCGGAGCCGTCGATCACCTACAGTTTCGGCACGGAACGGCTGAGCATCGCGGACTACCTCAAGCGTAATCCGGTGACGGGCCTCTTGATCGCCAGAGACGACACCATCCTGTACGAGCACTATCAATATTCGCGGACCGATCACGACCGCTTTCTGTCGCAGTCCATGGCCAAGACGCTGGTGGCCATGCTGGTCGGGATCGCGGTCTCGGAGGGCCGCATCAAGTCGATCGACGACCTCATCTCGACCTACGTCCCTCGCCTTGCCGGCACGGAATATGGAAACACATCCATCCGGGCCCTGCTGAACATGTCGTCAGGCGTTGAATTCTCGGAAGTCTATGATGGGCACGATGACATCGCCCGGCTCGGACGAGCGCTGTTCGTTGAAGAGACGCAAGACCCTGCCGCCGTCGTCGCGCAATTCAATACCCGAACCGCGCCGCCGGGGACCAGATGGCATTATGCAAGCGTGGAGACCGAGATCCTGGGCCTGGTCCTGCGCTCTGCGACCGGCACGCCCGTTGCCGACTATCTCCACGACCGGATCTGGGATGCCATCGGCACCGAAGCGGATGCGTCATGGGCGATCGATGGGAGCGGGCAGGAGATCGCCTTCTGCTGCTTCAACGCAACCTTGCGTGACTATGCGCGCCTGGCCCGGCTGCTCGCAAGCGACGGCGTCTGGGAGGGCCGTCAGTTGATCCCCCGGCAGTGGCTGCTGGATGCCACGACCGTCAGGCCAGGCGACGGTCATCTCGCTCCGCGCGTGGCCACACCGTATTTCGGCTACGGCTATCAGGTGTGGCTCCTCCCCGGCGAGGAGCGCAGATTTGCCCTGCTCGGCATCCGCGGTCAGGTCATCCTGGTCGATCCGGCCACCAAGCTCGTCATGGTGCACACCGCCGTTCGCCCAAAGCCGTCCGAGCCGGGAGCCCTCAGGGAGCCGCTTGCGCTGTGGTCCGCCGTGCTTCAACAGCTCGGGCATTGACCGCGGCGGCCGAGTTGTTCGCGGCAGTCGGCGGATGGTCAGGAGCTGTTCCACCGGCAATTTTTTAAGATATCGACGACGCGACCATGTCGGCACGGACTGGTCTCGACCGTCCTTGGATGGACACTCCCCGACGTGCCGTGGATGAGTCCCGCACATCTGAGGCGAGTCGTCGCCTCGACTGTCAAAGACGAACTGGAGCAATGCATGAGGATCACCGTTGAAACCAGCGTAGCAGCCCCGATCGATCGGGTCTGGGATGCCTATACGACGCCTGCCGACATCGTGAAGTGGAATGCCGCGTCCGACGATTGGCATACGACCAAGGCGACCGTTGACCTGCGGGAAGGCGGCGCCTTCTCGTCCCGGATGGAGGCCAAGGACGGTAGCATGGGTTTCGACTTCGCGGGCACCTACACGAAGATCGTCGAACACAGGCGGATCGAATACGCGTTCGGCGATCGCAAGGCCGAGGTGGAGTTCGTGCCGGGTCCGACTGGCATTGTCGTCCGCGTCGTCTTCGACGGCGAGACGACGCATTCGGTCGAGCAGCAGCAGGCCGGCTGGCAGGCGATCCTCGACAGCTTCGCGCGCTACGTCGAGGCAAAGCGGAAGGCCTGATCGATCAAACGGTCGAAGGGAATGACGGGTGGTTGCATCACACACCCGGCGATGATGCCACCATACCCCTGTTTTGCCCGACGGGTCAACCAGATTTCGTAAAATCCAAAAAATGCAATGCCGCCAGAGAGGCGGCTACTGTGCATGGGGTTGTTTTCGCGCTTCTTGTTTGCCGGGCCGGCTGGTCTGGTCCCGGCCGTCGCCTCAGCTATCGACCTTCAGCGCGGCAATGAAAGCTTCCTGCGGGATGTCGACCTTGCCGAACTGCCGCATCTTCTTCTTGCCTTCCTTCTGCTTCTCCAGAAGTTTGCGCTTACGCGTGATGTCGCCGCCATAGCACTTGGCGGTGACGTCCTTGCGCAGCGCGCGCACCGTCTCGCGGGCGATCACCTTGCCGCCGATCGCCGCCTGGATCGGGATCTGGAACATGTGCGGCGGGATCAGCTCCTTCATCTTCTCGACCATGGCGCGGCCGCGGCCTTCGGCGCGGGTGCGATGCACCAGCATCGAGAGCGCGTCGACCGGCTCGGCGTTGACGAGGATCTGCATCTTGACGAGGTCGGCCGGCTTGTAGTCGGTGAGATGATAGTCGAACGAGGCGTAACCCTTGGAGACCGACTTCAGACGGTCGTAGAAGTCGAACACGACTTCGTTGAGCGGCAGGTCGTATTTCACCATCGCGCGCGAGCCGACATAGGTCAGCTCCTTCTGCACGCCGCGGCGGTCCTGGCACAGCTTCAACACGCTGCCGAGATATTCGTCGGGGGTGAGGATCGTGGCCTCGATCCAGGGCTCCTGGATCTCCGCGATCTTGACCACGTCGGGCATGTCGACGGGATTGTGAATCGAGATTTCCTGACCGTCGGTCAGCTTCATCTTGTAGATCACGCTCGGCGCGGTCGCGATCAGGTTGAGGTCGAATTCGCGCGACAGGCGTTCCTGGATGATCTCCAGATGCAACAGCCCGAGGAAGCCGCAGCGGAAGCCGAAGCCGAGTGCGGCCGACGTCTCCATCTCGTAGGAGAAGCTGGCGTCGTTGAGGCGCAGCTTGCCCATCGCGGCGCGCAGCGTCTCGAAATCATCGGCGTCGGCCGGGAATAGACCGCAGAACACCACGGGGATGGCCGGCTTGAAGCCCGGCAGCATTTCCGTCACGGGCTTCTTGTCGTCGGTGATGGTGTCGCCGACGCGGGTGTCGGCGACTTCCTTGATGGCCGCCGTGATGAAACCGATCTCGCCCGGGCCGAGCTCGTCGACCTGCGTCATCTTCGGCGTGAAGAAACCGACGCGCTCGA harbors:
- a CDS encoding SRPBCC family protein, translated to MRITVETSVAAPIDRVWDAYTTPADIVKWNAASDDWHTTKATVDLREGGAFSSRMEAKDGSMGFDFAGTYTKIVEHRRIEYAFGDRKAEVEFVPGPTGIVVRVVFDGETTHSVEQQQAGWQAILDSFARYVEAKRKA
- a CDS encoding NAD(P)/FAD-dependent oxidoreductase, yielding MRLVIIGAGFAGMYAALSAARLRDIKGASPDQLEIALVAPQPTLVVRPRLYEPKPETLTAPLLDVLKAVDVVYVQGAAETVDTKAREVGIATPGGKRTKLSYDRLVVATGSRLFRPNIPGLAEHGFSVDSLDDAIALDRHLQHLVSWPISDMRDTVVIAGGGFTGIEAATEMPARLCKSLGRDARPRIIIVERNTAIAPDMGEAARPVIADALKQVGVETRLGVGVASLDKSGVTLSDGERIETATVIWAAGIRAAPLTAQIPGERDNFGRLLVDRDLRVPGVASVFATGDAARAACDDAGNYALMSCQHATRMGAFAGNNAAAELLGVPTRPYHQKAYVTCLDLGEAGALFTRGWERKVEMVGDQAKKTKREINTVWIYPPLAERAAALASADPERVTDL
- a CDS encoding MBL fold metallo-hydrolase; translated protein: MNRAIRNTQQETTMNLHDTPHLAGPQPEELVPSRYALKVGDIDVLVVSDGVLPLPTQMLGHNAAPSVRAAWLKDMFLPQDAFDWALNAVVVRSGDRTILIDAGLGSDPDLHLPRAGQLIRRLEAAGIDLSSVTDVVLTHMHMDHVGGLLVDGVKERLRPDLQLHVAAAEVAFWEAPDFSRTAMPEGFPDALRAAARQFTRMYHNQLRQFDEEHEIAPGVVVRRTGGHTPGHSIVRLTSGADALTFAGDAVFTVGFDHPDWFNGFEHDPEEASRVRGRLLRDLAKTGELLVATHMPFPSVGHVARDGDTFRFVPVFWDY
- the lepA gene encoding translation elongation factor 4, yielding MTTVPISNIRNFSIVAHIDHGKSTLADRLIQMTGGLSDREMAGKEQVLDSMDIERERGITIKAQTVRLAYKAKDGKDYIFNLMDTPGHVDFAYEVSRSLAACEGSLLVVDASQGVEAQTLANVYHALDAGHEIVPVLNKVDLPAAEPEKVKQQIEDVIGIDASDAVMISAKTGLGVPDVLEAIVTRLPPPKGDRDATLKALLVDSWYDVYLGVVVLIRVVDGVMKKGSRVRMMGTGAAYDIERVGFFTPKMTQVDELGPGEIGFITAAIKEVADTRVGDTITDDKKPVTEMLPGFKPAIPVVFCGLFPADADDFETLRAAMGKLRLNDASFSYEMETSAALGFGFRCGFLGLLHLEIIQERLSREFDLNLIATAPSVIYKMKLTDGQEISIHNPVDMPDVVKIAEIQEPWIEATILTPDEYLGSVLKLCQDRRGVQKELTYVGSRAMVKYDLPLNEVVFDFYDRLKSVSKGYASFDYHLTDYKPADLVKMQILVNAEPVDALSMLVHRTRAEGRGRAMVEKMKELIPPHMFQIPIQAAIGGKVIARETVRALRKDVTAKCYGGDITRKRKLLEKQKEGKKKMRQFGKVDIPQEAFIAALKVDS
- a CDS encoding GNAT family N-acetyltransferase; the protein is MTEAIIRTATRHDLPEVLNLYRHLHPHDPQLEAADAERVWSRLLASGFMTVIVAQAAELLVASCTLAIVPNLSRGGRSYGVIENVVTHADYRRLGLGRRVLAHALEIGWEADCYKVLLATGSKQESTLHFYEGAGFDRGSKTYFEVRRP
- a CDS encoding GNAT family N-acetyltransferase, whose product is MFVAAPFADRRVAGKLLDTLLAHAQPARERNLPRHDRQVSCRASILREEKLQGSAEGGIAGVASGDVVDSKFYVLRGP
- a CDS encoding serine hydrolase domain-containing protein, translating into MSIIFASAVWSPLASAQDAQNSPAEPGPVFSDSGPDADIYGAAEGYPVGVRGTATQLDKLVGVYSHFGEIYPSRKIGRAAAPWQFKRAPEPSITYSFGTERLSIADYLKRNPVTGLLIARDDTILYEHYQYSRTDHDRFLSQSMAKTLVAMLVGIAVSEGRIKSIDDLISTYVPRLAGTEYGNTSIRALLNMSSGVEFSEVYDGHDDIARLGRALFVEETQDPAAVVAQFNTRTAPPGTRWHYASVETEILGLVLRSATGTPVADYLHDRIWDAIGTEADASWAIDGSGQEIAFCCFNATLRDYARLARLLASDGVWEGRQLIPRQWLLDATTVRPGDGHLAPRVATPYFGYGYQVWLLPGEERRFALLGIRGQVILVDPATKLVMVHTAVRPKPSEPGALREPLALWSAVLQQLGH
- a CDS encoding MFS transporter, which translates into the protein MSKPLGIDYGWVIVAAGALMTCVGFGTMLSLAVFLQPISETMGWSRAGVSAAATIDFLCMGVAAFLWGTLSDRFGTRMVVLAGSLLLGLGLVTASQATQLWQFQLCFGVLIGIAAGSFYAPMMALASAWIDKNRSLAVALVSAGMGVSPVTIAPTASWLITAYDWRTAMLVIGIAAWALLIPACFLVRPAPVAAGPAAADAAPEVELTAAQALRTPQFIALAAAHFACCAAHSGPIFHMVSYAMVCGIAPLTAVTVYSVAGVSGLGGRLLLGAAADRIGAKPVLVGGLFVQAMCIATYLAVAQLGEFYALSVVFGLAYGGVMPLYAVLVREFFGARIMGTVFGAVSAFASLGMALGPWAGGLVFDNFQRYTWLHAGSFAIGLAAVAVALSFPTKRRQQLDLGRAAV